In the Triticum aestivum cultivar Chinese Spring chromosome 2B, IWGSC CS RefSeq v2.1, whole genome shotgun sequence genome, TGCCTAGTTTCGCATACCAggaaaagaaaaagtttttttatgatttaagacattacttttgggatgacccacacctctataaagaaggagtagatggtgttattagacgttgtgtacctgagcatgaacaggaacagatcatccgcaagtgtcactccgaggcatatggaggacaccacactggagatagaactgcacataaggtattgcaatccggtttttattggcttactctcttcaaagatgcccgtaagtttgtcttgtattgtgatgaatgtcaaataattggtaatattagtagacgtcaagaaatgcctatgaactattcacttgttattgaaccatttgatgtttggggctttgattatatgtgaccttttccttcctctaatgggtatacacatattttagttgttgttgattatgttactaagtgggtagaagctattctaactagtagtgctgatcataacacctctattaagatgcttaaagaagttattttttcgaggtttggagtcccttgatatttaatgactgatggtggttcacattttattcatggtgcttttcataaaatgcttgctaagtatgatgttaatcatagaattgcatctccataccatccacagtctagtggtcaagtagaattgagtaatagagagattgaattgatcttgcaaaagactgttcatagatctagaaagaattggtccaagaaacttgatgatgcattatgggtctATAGAACTGCatgtaaaaatcctatgggtatgtctctgtataaaatggtttatggaaaagcttgtcacttacctctcgaactagaacataaggcatattgggccattaaagagctcaattatgatttcaaacttgccggtgagaagaggctttttgacattagctcacttgatgaatggagaacccaggcctatgagaatgccaaactgcttaaagaaaaaagttaaaagatggcatgacaagaggatacaaaagcatgagtttaatgtgggtgattatgttttgctatacaactctcgtttaagattttttgcaggaaaacttctctccaaatgggaaggtccttatgttatcgaggaggtctatcgttccggtgccataaaaatcaacaacgccgaaggcacaaatccgaaggtggtgaacggtcaaataatcaaacaatatatatcaggtaatcccataaatgttgaaaccaatgttattgataccgtaaccccggaggagtacataaggggcactttccagaacgttccagactttgaaaaggaataggtatgtggtacggtaagtaaaccgactccaaaactgttcaaacaacaatttttctccgttttggaatatttaaaaaattaggaaaataagtagtccgaaggagacatgaggcatccacgaaggtggagggcgcgccctaccccctgggcgcgcccttgcctcgtggacacctcgtgtgccctctagaCTCCGTTtgcttgcacgatacttcttttggtcggtaaaaattcattatataatctcccgaaggttttgaccaccgtaccacgacgaaatcctctgtttttgttttgagctgttttctgccagagtttgtcaaggtcaggcatcatgtcgtccccctcctccaacaacatggacgaagatgcttggctaatgaagatagagacaaAGCGAGAAGAAATCAGGAAAATCAAGGAAGGTTACAAGATCAAGGAAGCCGTAGAGGAGAAAGTCCCGACAGTAGAAGAAGAAGGCTTCTTTCAACCTTATTACAATCATCTCACCCCTACTGAAactgaagctttcaagatgattgagctagctcgcatacaaaacaagtatctcacacatgaaaatattttgttgcaagagcatatcaccgcactcaagggcattatccacaagttGGAGGATCTCCCACGCTCGATGTGTGACACCCCGTCATCAACAACTCGGGtaaagtctattttaaaccttgaattTGTATGGCTCGTCGGAAATGAACCCCAACCTCTCAATCCCTGAAATCGGCACCCTGTACTCATGGATCCCAGTCCAATCTCAACCCTGTACCGGTTTAGATCAGATGATACACCTGAAAAACAAATAATCCCACCGAAATAAGTCTCTAGTCTCACTGACTAGGTATTGGTACCTTCTCCCCACAAATGGCGCTATGGATCTCGAGAGCGGCAGCCATGCATCGGTGTGGCTGTCTTCAGCTCATTGACGCAGTCATCCCAACCAGACTAATCGTTCGGAGAAGCACTATGGAGTTGAGTTGACAAACGCAGAACGTCTCGCATGATACTGCGCATGGTGCACCACCATGCATGGACCGGACACTCCTCCTCTAGCTCCGACTGTTTACTTTCCGGCCATTCGCATTCCTACTCAAGTTCCGCATGAAGATGCGCATGTACATGGTCATGGATAGCTTGATGCCTTGTTCGATTCCTATACAAGAACACACTAGCTACTACGTCTACATGAGCCTAGCTTGATCGATTAGATTGATCTCTTCTGGACACACGCACGCGAAACCTCGATCGGACGCACGAGTTGCAACATATAGTGTGACTGCGTGAGACCCCTCTTGGTAGATGCGGACACGAGTAGAACATGGATTGACTTAGCTGGAGAAATATTGGGGAACAAAATGAAGCTGACATGTACTGGACCCGCCTAGTTAATGGGATTAGTGATGAACTCAGCCGGGATTGATTCTTTCCCAGTGTGCCAAACAGGTGTAGGGTTAAGATTGATCGGGATCCGTAAGTACAGGGTACCGATTTCAGGGATTGATAGGTTGGGGTTCATTTCAGACGAGACGTACAaattcaaggtttaaaatagacttcaCCCTCAACAACTCCAtcaactagttgcatgtctgtcaatggaaccggtctcatgaacgtggtcatgtaaggttggtccgggccgcttcatccaacaataccgccaaatcaaaataatacattggtggtaagcagtatgacgatcaccgcccataactcttttgtgttctactgatgcatatcatctatgcatagacctggctctgataccactgttgggaaacatagcatgcaatttcaaaaaaaatcctacgctcacgcaggatctatctaggagatgcatagcaacgagagggggagagtgtgtccacgtaccctcgtagaccgaaagcggaagcgttagacaacacggttgatgtagtcgaacttcttctagctccgaccgatcaagtaccgaacgtacgacacctccgagttctgcacacgttcaactcgatgacgttccttgccctcttgatccagcaaggtgttgaggaagtagatgagttccgtcagcacgacagtatggtgacggtgatggtgaagtgatccgcgcagggcttcgcctaagcaccgcgacaatatgaccgagggtgtaaattgtggaggggggggggggcgccgcacatggctaacagttGTTATTCTATGTtgtaggtgccccctccccacatatatataggttggaggggaggagaggcatccAAGGGGGCgctccaagtaggaggaatcctacttggggtcctctcccAATTCTGCCAACCCCCcctctcctattcctattcggagtaggaagggaagagggggaagggggaatcctattcgctttttcctttcctccttcccctttccttctccaatttggccagcccatatggggggggggggtgtgcaccaacccctttgtggctggtgtgtttcccctcttggcccataaggcccatatcttttgccgggggtgcccggaaccccttccggtgacccgataagtaccggATGCTTCCCGAAACACTTCTAGTgcccaaataccatcgtcctatataccaatctctacctctcgaccattttgagactcctcgtcatgttcgtgatctaatccgggactccgaacaatattcggtcaccaaatcacataactcatataatacaatatcgtcatcgaacgttaagcgtgcggaccctatgggttcgagaactatgtagacatgaccgagacacctctccggtcaataaccaatagcatagcctggatgctcatattggctcccacatattctacgaagatctttatcggtcgaaccgttatgacaacatacgttattccttttgtcatcagtatgttacttgcccgagattcgatcgtcagtatcttcatacctagttcaatctcattattggcaagtctctttactcgttccgtaatacatcatcctgtaactaactcattagtcactttgcttgtaaggcgttttatgatgtgtattaccgagagggcccagagatacatctccgatactcggagtgacaaatcctaatctcgatctatgccaacccaacaaacaccttcggagatacctctagagcatctttataatcatccagttatgttgtgacatttgatagcacacaaggcattccttcggtatccgggagttgcataatctcatagtcggaggaatatgtatttgacatgaagaaagtaatagcaataaaactgaatgaccaatatgctatgctaacggatgggtcttgtccatcacatcattctcctaatgatgtggtcccgttcatcaaatgacaacacatgtctatggttaggaaacttaaccatctttgattaacgagctagtctagtagaggctcactagggacatggtgttttgtctatgtatccacacatgtatcaattttccggttaatacaattctagcatgaataataaaaaaatatcatgaaataaaagaaatataaaacaacaactttattattgcctctagggcatattttcttgaGACACGTCTCAAAcatgtctacttttccaaacacttttgctcttgttttggactctaatttgcatggtttgaatgaaactaacccggactggcgatgttttcagcaaaactaccttgatgttatttttgtgcataaataaaagttcgtGGACTGACGCTCTCTCCCGGACACGGTTTTAATGAAACTACCCAGACTGgcgctctctcccctctctcttggtggcgctggaacgccgccaaGACATTCATtgtgatggcaacaatacaaatacaaataaaccccatcgttttccccttaatggcaacaatacaaatacgtggcatgtccccttctgtcactaggattgagcaccgcaagattgaacccattacaaagcacctctcccattgcaaaataaatcaatctagttgaccaaaccaaacagatagaccagagagaaatacaaagctataacaatgcatataagaattcagaaaatacTCAAATATctctcatgaataatctgatcataaacccacaattcgtcgaatcctaacaaacacaccacaaaataagattacatcgaatatatcttgaagaatatcgaggagaacattgtattgaagatcaaagagagagaagaagacatctagctactagctatggacccctaggtttgtggtaaactactcacacatcattgagagagtgcaaggttgatgtagaggccctccggcagagtaccggaaaaggcctccagatgggttcgcggaagaacagaaacttgcagcAGTGGAATAAGTATTTTGGTTGGCTCTCTAATGGTTTTCCGATTTTatagaatttatagaggtggaattaggtcagacggagccactagggacccaccaaggtactagggcacaaccccccagggcgcacccTAGTGCCTTGGCGTCTACTCGTTTGCCTTCTGGtatcctcccgaagcttctagggtctatcttatccagaaaaaatcgtcaaaaagttttgtggcatttgaacttcatttggtactgattttttggaaaaccaaaaataggtaaaaaaaatagcaactggcacttggcaccgggttaataggttagtcccaaaaaatgatatataattgcatctaaaacatcaaagattgatactataatagcatggcacaataaaaaattatagatatgttggagacgtatcaatagcctACTATTCTTTAAGACCACTATTGAACAAGCGCAAAAGATCAATGAAGTTCTGGTCACGTTCCAAAAATGTTCTAGCCGGGCACGACACGACCATGGGCACATCCGTGTTGCTTTTCGGCCTTTTAGGTGACGATGCAGAAACCCGTCAGATCCCTCGGTAAGGTACCTACCATAGCTGGATGTCAAAAATTGGAGGTCAAACCGGaaatttacccaggtttaggcctcCATGTTGGAGTAATACCCTATGTCCCGCTTGTGTTTGTTATTGATGATGGGTATACCTCAAGTGAGGGATTACAAAGAAATGTATGAGTCGGTCAAGAGTTGTTTCTACCAGTGAGTAGATGGGAATGAGAGCTTCCTCCTAGCCTCCCCTTATATACACTATGGAGGATAGGGTTTTACATGGAGAGATGCGATCTAGATTGCCACCGtcgttatcttggagatcaagatGATCCAGGGCTCTTCCTGTTGTCGGGTATAAGGTGGGCCTCGTGGGCCTACCGGCAGGCTTGCTGCCGGGCTCCTTGCTGATGAGGCACCTCCAGTGTATGACAACGTCACTCGGTCTTTTGTTTATTAAAatctagaaaaaacaaaaaataggaCAAAACTAGAGAAAAcctaaaaaataagaaaaaatacaGGAAAAtctaaaaaaggaaaaacagaaaaatCTAACTAATGTTTTAACAAAGATATAGAAAAATATGAAAGTGCGAGGGGGGCCGCTGCACTGCACTGGGCCCGAACCGTGTCATGTCGTCCCACAATTAAAAAGGTCCTGTTGTGCCGGGCCCTTACCTTTGGGCCATCCTTCTTCCATAGCGGGCCAAAGGCCAGCCTGGCCCTTTTAGTTGCGTGTCGTGCCGGGCAGGCTGGCCCgcatggcatggcccatatggccagGGTTGCGTCACATGGTCAGGTCAAGCCAAGATCGGTGGAGTCACACCTCACCAGAGACCAGACCTGACCGCAATTCTTCCCATCGCTGGACCTCCACCAGAGCTACCTACCCACGCCGGCCGCCCCGCCGACTATACtccggctgccgccgccgtcgccaccacgCTCCTACACAGACGCCGCTCCGAGCGCCTCCCCTCCAAACGCGCCGTATTAGCCCCTGCTCTTACAACGGAGGCCTACAGCTGCCGCCGTGCCGTACGCCCGTACCTTAGCGGCGTCACCGCCGACGCCTCAACCCCCATCCCGCATCCACCCATCCCCACGAAGCACGACGGCCTCTCAGGCGCGGTGCCGCCTTCGCCGTTCCCGTTCTTCCTCGTCGGGGCATCGCGTTCCCGCTGCCCCCACCCCGTCCGCAGTGTTCACCCATTTCGTCTTGAGGTACGACGTTGTTTCCATCCAGCGGTTAGTTAAATATAAATCCCACTGAACACATCATCTAGATCCGCCCCCGCCGGAAGTTGAGCGGTGGATGGAACCGAGCAAGTAGGTGGTAACAAGTTTGGGATATGTCTTTCTTGCATCTGCTGCCCACGAGGTTCCTTCCTCTTTAAAATGAGATGCTGTATTGAGTTCATTGCGCTACTATTAAACATATCCTTATCTTTTCTTCTGACAATTGAACCTCAAAGGTGACTTTTCTCGATTTGCAACTCAATTGTTGTGTGCACCCCTGTTGGCTTAAAATTAACAAATGGCCCAATTTGCACCTGATGGCAGTCTGTTCAACTTGCTCTGGTCGATTCACGAGCAACATTTTCCAATCTGACAAATGGCAGTTTCCTGAATGCGTTTGTATGAACAATTGAAATTTTTAGGACATAGTTTATACACTCTAGGTAAAATTATGATCCCGTTATTGCTGTTTTTACTTGTAGTGGTAATGATTATTTTTTATGACATTTAATATTTTGATTGCCAGATACTAGTTTTGATATGGTGTTGTAATGACAAATTTGTTCCCCATCGGTGATTCACAGGGTACAACATGCCATTTTTGATGATTTATGGCGCCAATGACCGCACTTAGCCTTTTCTTATTCTACAGATCAGCAGATGGCTAGTAGCTCCAATGGCCATTGTCCAGCTAATGGTGCAAAAGTTCTTCCTGGAAGGGGGAAGAAGAATCAGGAGGTACTGATAGTTTGAACATCCCTGTCATGATTTGTTTCTACTGTAGATTGCATTTTAGAAAATGCATTGTTTGTTGGTATTGATATGATAGAGTAATAATTTGCATGATGGTATTGATACTGGACTATTCTCCCATTGATCGTTCTGATAATGGTATGTGGTGATGGTTCCTGTTGGCTAATATCCTGCATGGCTGCATGGTATTGAACTATTGATTGACGTGTTAAGATAAAATTGCTGGTTTGATTGAAGTTTAGGAAGATAGTATGTCTTCCTTTCAGTCAGTCGTAATTTTGCATGATTATGTTTCTTGAGGTCTAATGAGAATGTATTTTAAGCATTTCACGTGGCAGCATAACGATAAAAATGtattgttcaaacttgagtttctTTTTGGCTTCGCTTTGCTCTGTCCTAACCCAAGTCAGATAGGAatgcaatttttttttaaatattccatcCACAACTTTTTTGAATGGAGGTACCGTGTTATTGATTTGCTTTAACCCTTCACTGAGTTCATAGTTTTGTTAATGCAGAAATTACTGCTTGACAAAAATGCAGCTTCTAGGGCCTGTCAGAAGGACAGGCAATACATTGTGAAATTGGAAACTGAGCTGAGCAACTGCTATCAGGAAATTGGTATGCTCTAGGAATTATTCCATTTCTTGTTTGTCTGGCCATTGCAAACCTTATTACTTAAGCAGTCTTTGCTGATCGAAAGTGCAGACTATTTGCAGGATCAGTTAAATATCAGGAATGTTGAAGCAAACATCATGGGAGAGCATATTCACGGCCTTGAACTGAAGCTAACTGAACTGGAGAAATTTCCTGAAAGAGTGAGAGTTATGGACAATGATCTGATGCGGTCTGATTCTCAGTGCTGGCTTCTGATGGAAGAAGTCCAATGTAAAGAAGAGGAGCTGCAAAAGGCAGCCTCACAAATAGAGAAGCTTGAAAGCGCAACTTTAGATATGCAATGTGAAATTGAGAGTTTAAAACTTGATTTGACTACGATTGAGCAAAGACTGTTTGATGCTGAGAGCTTTAGCCAGCATACTGCTGAGTACAAAGTTAGAATAGAGAAGCAACTGAAAGAACATGAGCTCCAGCTGCAAGAGGCACGGAAGACtattgatcatcttgaggttgAGAATAAACAACTGAAAAAAGAGTACTTGCCTGGAAGAGCTCCTAAACAATCCTCTTCTACAGGCGTGGAGCAACTTGATAAAACAGTGGAGCATGATGGTCATGCAAACTATGAAAGAGGTCATGAAATTCTTGAAAAGATGGCGAAGCAAAATGAAGAACCTGAACATATAATTGAGCAGCTCAAGGTCAGAGTTTGTGTACTACTTGTACTTCAGCATTTTGGTATAAGTTCGTTCGAATACGCCATATGTAGTTTTGTACTACCAAACAAGTTCAGAAACAAATTGTTTTGAACATATCGCTATGGAATTTAGTTGCACTGCTAGTTGGGTAATCAAGGATCTGTCTGTTTTATTGATTGTGATTTCAGTATAACTTTCCCATTTCTGGTGAGATTTAAGTGTTGCTCTCCTTGTTAGGTAGAACTTCGAGAACAAAAACTGAAAGCAAAGGAGGATGCAGAAGATCTCACTCAAGAAATGGCTGAATTGAGGTACCAGATAACTGGCATGCTTGAGGAAGAATACAAGCGCCGGTCTTGCATTGAGCAAGCGGCTATTCAGCAAATTCAGCAGCTGGAGGTTCAGGTAGTGAAATATacttttttattttggttccaaaCTGCACCAGTAAAAATATAGTTTCACATATAGCTCAAGCTGTTGCTCCATAAGACCATTATTTGAATTTTGAATCTAATCGCATGATTACAAATGAAATAGATACAATCTCTTAGTCTTGTCATATTGACAATCCCTCTATGTCTGATTTAATTTTGTTTTCTGATATTCATAACCAGGTCTCCAAAGAGCAAAGGAAATTGAGTGGAGCACTAAGACGACTGCAGGAATCGCATGAGCTAGCTGACACGCAAGCTACGGAGATTAAGAAACTGAAGGATGCTTTAGGGGTATGTGCATGTAGGTTATAGCATCCCACCAAAAATGAACTATTCTTCTGCTCGATACTAGTTGTTTCATGGTACTGATACACTATGTAGATGCCTCCATTGTAGAGATTGAACTCTGCAATGAACCTCGGGAGGGTTTGCAAATCTTGCTCTTGCGGGTTCTGTCCAATGCTGGTAGAGTTGTCTAATTGCTCGATTGAGGGGTCGCTTGACCTCAGATCTTCCGATGCTAGCAACGTTGAAGAAACACCAGAGAACCAAGCGCTAGTAGAGTGGCATCCTGATGAAGCTTCAGATGGTGCCACAGTAAATAATGTAGGATGCTAGATGCAGCTGCACTCTTGTGTGCAGTTGCTGTATATAATTCTTTGTGCCACTGTTGTTTGTAGATGCATTTGTAACTTGTAAAAACTTGATATTTATCGTGTCAGATTCAGCCTCAGGACTCACAAGGATGTTACACGTATTAGCATACACAGATTTGCTAAATGAGAATGTTGTAAGTGGCATGAGTTTGGTGCGTACACGTGGTTTGTATGAGAGCCATTTATCTGCAATAGGTTTGGAAACATATTCCAGGATTAGAAAAGAAATGGCGAACTATTTCCTTGTGAAATAAGTCCACTTGGGGTCAGGTCCTAAACTTGCATATTTCTAgatttttttttggcctttttgaTGATGTTTGATGCTCATATGGGCATGAACAAATCGTAGGAGTGATCGAATAATGCAGGATTTTTTTTTACAATGTTACCTTAACAAGCAAGTAATAATGATCTAAAAATAGCTTAACAGGCAAGTACGCCATAAATTTATATATTGTACTATAAAAAGAAGCTTAACAAGCAAGTTTGCCCTAAACTTGCAGACATTCCAATGGTAAGAATTTAGTTTCAGTTATCCCACAAAAGAAAAACAATTTAGTTCCAGTTATTACAGGACGAAGTCATATGGCCAGAACATACGCCGGGTAACCAGAGGGGATTATAAAAATGCGATTTGCGAGGCAAGAAGGATGTCTGTCATCTGCAACTGTCCTGGAAGAAAAGGACATCCTCCTTGCCTCCAACTCCAGTTCTGCCGCCCAGCCCAGGAAGAAGCAGGCGGCCGGCAACCTCTCCGCACCCTCGTCGCGCGCCTCCTCTCCTCTCAGGTTCGATCCATTCCTTCCTTCCATCTCTCTCAACTCATCGGAACTCCACCACCCCAGGATGCGGCTCTTGCCTACCTCAGTTCGTTcctcttgccggtcttcttccggCGACGGCGACCCTCGCACGGCGGTTTCTCGACCCCGGTTTCGTCAGGCGGAACGAGGCGACGTGGGATCCCAGGCCGTTATTCGTGTCGTTCGTGTCACGACTGATCTTGGGTTTCGGTCTCTGAAGACATGGTCGGTCTTCAGGATTTTTGCAGGGATGTTGTGCGATCGTCGTGCAAGCCCGTTCTTGTGCAATGTTACCTGGTCTATAACTATATATACTGGTCAAAATCATAGCAcccctgtaaagaaatataagggcgtttagatcactacttataTTTCCTTACGGAGGGAGTACAGGTGTAGAACAAAGTCACGCGTTTTAACTAAGCATTTACCCTTTTTCTTGGAATGTTGTAGATAGATGCAACTGATTTTGATTTTCGAAACATTTCAGGTATATAGCAAATCGACCTGCATCCACTATTTGTACTGAGATTAAATTGAAACTTCTGAATTTCCTAAGAATGAGAATATCCACATGGTCTCACAGATTTGAATTTCCAGT is a window encoding:
- the LOC123044323 gene encoding unconventional myosin-XVIIIa isoform X5 — protein: MASSSNGHCPANGAKVLPGRGKKNQEKLLLDKNAASRACQKDRQYIVKLETELSNCYQEIDYLQDQLNIRNVEANIMGEHIHGLELKLTELEKFPERVRVMDNDLMRSDSQCWLLMEEVQCKEEELQKAASQIEKLESATLDMQCEIESLKLDLTTIEQRLFDAESFSQHTAEYKVRIEKQLKEHELQLQEARKTIDHLEVENKQLKKEYLPGRAPKQSSSTGVEQLDKTVEHDGHANYERGHEILEKMAKQNEEPEHIIEQLKVELREQKLKAKEDAEDLTQEMAELRYQITGMLEEEYKRRSCIEQAAIQQIQQLEVQVSKEQRKLSGALRRLQESHELADTQATEIKKLKDALGMPPL
- the LOC123044323 gene encoding unconventional myosin-XVIIIa isoform X4 — its product is MASSSNGHCPANGAKVLPGRGKKNQEKLLLDKNAASRACQKDRQYIVKLETELSNCYQEIDYLQDQLNIRNVEANIMGEHIHGLELKLTELEKFPERVRVMDNDLMRSDSQCWLLMEEVQCKEEELQKAASQIEKLESATLDMQCEIESLKLDLTTIEQRLFDAESFSQHTAEYKVRIEKQLKEHELQLQEARKTIDHLEVENKQLKKEYLPGRAPKQSSSTGVEQLDKTVEHDGHANYERGHEILEKMAKQNEEPEHIIEQLKVELREQKLKAKEDAEDLTQEMAELRYQITGMLEEEYKRRSCIEQAAIQQIQQLEVQVSKEQRKLSGALRRLQESHELADTQATEIKKLKDALGVCACRL
- the LOC123044323 gene encoding unconventional myosin-XVIIIa isoform X6, whose amino-acid sequence is MASSSNGHCPANGAKVLPGRGKKNQEKLLLDKNAASRACQKDRQYIVKLETELSNCYQEIDYLQDQLNIRNVEANIMGEHIHGLELKLTELEKFPERVRVMDNDLMRSDSQCWLLMEEVQCKEEELQKAASQIEKLESATLDMQCEIESLKLDLTTIEQRLFDAESFSQHTAEYKVRIEKQLKEHELQLQEARKTIDHLEVENKQLKKEYLPGRAPKQSSSTGVEQLDKTVEHDGHANYERGHEILEKMAKQNEEPEHIIEQLKVELREQKLKAKEDAEDLTQEMAELRYQITGMLEEEYKRRSCIEQAAIQQIQQLEVQVSKEQRKLSGALRRLQESHELADTQATEIKKLKDALGVCA
- the LOC123044323 gene encoding filamin-A-interacting protein 1 isoform X1, whose amino-acid sequence is MASSSNGHCPANGAKVLPGRGKKNQEKLLLDKNAASRACQKDRQYIVKLETELSNCYQEIDYLQDQLNIRNVEANIMGEHIHGLELKLTELEKFPERVRVMDNDLMRSDSQCWLLMEEVQCKEEELQKAASQIEKLESATLDMQCEIESLKLDLTTIEQRLFDAESFSQHTAEYKVRIEKQLKEHELQLQEARKTIDHLEVENKQLKKEYLPGRAPKQSSSTGVEQLDKTVEHDGHANYERGHEILEKMAKQNEEPEHIIEQLKVELREQKLKAKEDAEDLTQEMAELRYQITGMLEEEYKRRSCIEQAAIQQIQQLEVQVSKEQRKLSGALRRLQESHELADTQATEIKKLKDALGRLNSAMNLGRVCKSCSCGFCPMLVELSNCSIEGSLDLRSSDASNVEETPENQALVEWHPDEASDGATVNNVGC
- the LOC123044323 gene encoding unconventional myosin-XVIIIa isoform X3, which encodes MASSSNGHCPANGAKVLPGRGKKNQEKLLLDKNAASRACQKDRQYIVKLETELSNCYQEIDYLQDQLNIRNVEANIMGEHIHGLELKLTELEKFPERVRVMDNDLMRSDSQCWLLMEEVQCKEEELQKAASQIEKLESATLDMQCEIESLKLDLTTIEQRLFDAESFSQHTAEYKVRIEKQLKEHELQLQEARKTIDHLEVENKQLKKEYLPGRAPKQSSSTGVEQLDKTVEHDGHANYERGHEILEKMAKQNEEPEHIIEQLKVELREQKLKAKEDAEDLTQEMAELRYQITGMLEEEYKRRSCIEQAAIQQIQQLEVQVSKEQRKLSGALRRLQESHELADTQATEIKKLKDALGDEVIWPEHTPGNQRGL
- the LOC123044323 gene encoding chromosome partition protein Smc isoform X2 is translated as MASSSNGHCPANGAKVLPGRGKKNQEKLLLDKNAASRACQKDRQYIVKLETELSNCYQEIDYLQDQLNIRNVEANIMGEHIHGLELKLTELEKFPERVRVMDNDLMRSDSQCWLLMEEVQCKEEELQKAASQIEKLESATLDMQCEIESLKLDLTTIEQRLFDAESFSQHTAEYKVRIEKQLKEHELQLQEARKTIDHLEVENKQLKKEYLPGRAPKQSSSTGVEQLDKTVEHDGHANYERGHEILEKMAKQNEEPEHIIEQLKVELREQKLKAKEDAEDLTQEMAELRYQITGMLEEEYKRRSCIEQAAIQQIQQLEVQVSKEQRKLSGALRRLQESHELADTQATEIKKLKDALGVCAYASIVEIELCNEPREGLQILLLRVLSNAGRVV